From Abyssibius alkaniclasticus:
GAACGCGCCCTGCAACACGATCACATCATATGGGGCATGTGCTGGCGCCCCTTCGGCCAAGGCACCGCCAACGATCACGGCGTTGTCAATCGATTGTGCGGCCAAATTGGTCTCAGCCTCGGCGGCCATCGTCTCATCGGCCTCGACACCAACCACAAACTCGGCGATATGCGCCAGAACCGCCGTGGAATAGCCATAGCCGCAGCCAATATCCAGAACCATTTCGCTGGGCTGGATGTTCAGGGCTTCAAGCATTTTGCCAAAGCTGCGCGCATCCAGCAGAGCCCGGCCCGGCGCCAGCGTGATATGCTCGCCCAGATAGGCGGTTTCGCGCGCGCCGCGCGGCACGAATTCTTCACGCGGCACGGCCAGCATGGCGGCAATGATCGGATAGCTTGTCACATCGGAGGGGCGCACCTGACAATCGACCATAGCTTTGCGGGCTGCGACAAAATCCGTCATGTGAAGATTCCTTGTGATAGAACAGGTTGAACTAATGCCAGATTCGTGCAGCAGGGGCAACGCCTGGAATTGCCGCACCGGCGTCAATTGCCCCCGATGAGACAGCTTGACGATTCCACCGCCTTATGGTTGAAGGCGCGCAGGGCGTCATGGCAGAGTGGTGATGCAACGGATTGCAAATCCGTGAACTCCGGTTCGATTCCGGATGACGCCTCCATATCCGCCATGAATTCGGTTTATCGGGGCGACAGCCTGTGCCGGTGCGCAAATCCGGGCCAGGGCTTTGCCTGCCTCCCGGCGGCCGCCTGCAAGCAATATACACGGCCACAAGCGCGCGGCCTTGGTTTTGGCTGACCGCAGCGCTTGACCTTCGCCGCTTTGCGCACGCCAACTTGCGCGCATCGCCCGACCGATCGTCACGCACTGCGCGACGACCGGGTCTCAGTCATGCGCCGCTGCCTGCCGAAACGCCCGCCTCGGCAAAGGTTGCCATGCCGCTATGACAGGCAAGCGCGGCCTTCAGAATGCCAACGGCAAGCGCCGCGCCCGAGCCTTCGCCCAACCGCATGTCGAGCGACATTAGCGGCGTCAGGCCCAAATGTTTCAGCGCCGGGCCATGCGCCGATTCCGCCGAGACATGCCCGGCGATGCAATGGTCAAGCGCGCCGGGCTGCGCCTTGGCCAGCACGGCCGCGGCGGCGCAGCAGATGAAGCCATCCAGTATCACCGGTATGCGCAAGCTGCGCGCCCGCGCAATGGCCCCGGCCATTGCTGCAAGTTCGCGCCCGCCAAGGCAGGCCAGAACCATCAGCGGGTCATCCAGATGGTATGCGTGCAGGTCCAGGCCACGGGCCACGGCATCGGCCTTGCGGCCAAGCCCGTCATCATCCACCCCGGTGCCGCGCCCGACCCAGGCCGCAGCGCCGCCACCGAACAGGGCTGCAAATATCGCCGCCGCGCTGGTGGTGTTGCCAATGCCCATTTCGCCGGTCAGGAACAAATCGGCCTTGGGGTCGACCGCATTCCAGCCAGCCGACAGCGCCGCACATACCGCCGCCTCATCCATTGCCGGGGCAATGGTAAAATCTTCGGTCGGTGTTTCAAGGTCCAGCGCGACAACATCCAGCACCGTGCCGAAACTTTCGCAAAGCTGGTTGATCGCCGCACCGCCATGTTCGAAATTCGCAACCATCTGCGCCGTCACCTCGGCAGGAAAGGCCGAAACGCCTTGCGCCACTACACCGTGATTGCCAGCAAAAACAACGGCGTGCGGGGCCGTGATGCGTGGGGCCACCTCGCCGCGCCAGCCAGCATACCAAATGGCAATGTCTTCAAGCCGCCCCAGCGCGCCGGGCGGTTTGGTAAGCTGGCCATTGCGGTCTGCCGCGCCCTGGCTGGCGGCGGCATCCGGCCCGGGTTGCTGCGCCAATGCGGCGCGAAATTGCTGAAGAGATGAAAATATCGTTGTTTGCATTGGTCCTGCCTTATACTGTTGGCCAATACCTAATGGATTACCCGAACAAAGTTTAGCCTGAAAACGGAAGACAAAGTGCCATGACCGACCAACGCCCTTCGCCAGCCGATATAAGTGCTGCGTTTCGCTTCCTGACCCGCCTGCCCCTGCCCGATGGCGAAAAAGCCCCCAGCGCCAGCAGCGTCTGGGCCTTTCCGATTGTCGGCATGGTGCTTGGCGCCAGTGCGGGCCTGCTGGCCTGGTTTCTGGCCTGGATCGGCGTGCCGCGCCTTGGGGTTGGGGCGCTGACCATCGGCTATCTGGTGCTGATCACCGGCGCCTTGCACGAAGACGGGCTGGCCGATTGCGCCGACGGGTTTGGCGGCGGCAAGGACAAGGCCGGCATTCTGGCAATCATGCGCGACAGTTCCATCGGCACCTATGGGGCGCTGGCGCTGATGATCGTGATCTATCTGCGCATTACCGGTGTTGTCAGCTTTGGCGGCTGGAATTTCGTGCTGCAACTGGCGGCGGTTGGCGGCATGTCGCGCGCGCTGATGGGCGGGCTGATGTTTGCCCTGCCCAATGCCCGCAGCGATGGGGCTTCGGCGGGTTTTGGCAAACCGTCTGCCGCAAGCGCCGGGCTGGGGCTGGCCATTGGCCTTGTCGGCGCCATTGCCATGACAGGCATTTCCGGCGCGCTTTTGGTGGGCATCATGGCCCTGCCCGCGCTTGGGCTGATGATGCTGGCAAAAGCCAAGATCGGCGGCCAAACCGGCGATGTGCTGGGCGCCACCCAGCAAAGCGCCGAGGCGATTGGCCTGATGGCAGCGGTCGCCTTGCTTTACTAGGCACCCCGCAAAGCAAAACGCGCGCCCCGAGGGACGCGCGTTTCTTGTGTCGGCTGGCCGGCCTTAGGCGGCGCGGCTTTCAAGAACATCGCCCACATGGCGCTGCGCTGAATCCTCACACAGGCCTTTCACAGCGGCAACTTCGCGGGTCAGACGCTCCAAAGCCGCCTCGTAAAGCTGACGTTCGGAATAGGATTGCTCGCGCTGGTCATCGTTGCGGTGCAAATCGCGCACCACTTCGGCGATCGAGATCAGATCACCCGAGTTGATCTTCTGTTCATATTCCTGTGCCCGGCGCGACCACATGGCGCGTTTCACACGCGCACGGCCCTTGAGCGTGTCCATCGCCTTGCTGACAATGTCATTGCTCGACAAGGCTCGCATTCCAACAGCGGTTGCCTTGGCGGTTGGCACGCGCAAGGTCATCTTGTCTTTTTCAAATGAGATCACGAACATTTCCAACGACAGGCCCGCAACTTCTTGCGTTTCCACAGAGATGATTTTCCCAACGCCGTGGCTGGGATAGACGACAAATTCATTCGGGCTGAAATCTGCGTTGTTCTTGGACTTGCTCATATTGGCTCCATTTCCTGCCGACTGCGTATTGCCCCTGAAAGCGCAGAAAGGAGCATCCTCGACTGGATTTACAGCGCGCGGATTTCCAATTTTCTGGGCTGGCAGGGCTGATCCATAACACCGTGTCATGGCGATACTTGCCGACAATTTACAAAATGATCATATCACATAATTGAGTGTGAAAAAAGCACGGCGCTTGCGGGGTCTGGCGGCATTTCGCCGCGCAAACCCCTGTTTTGGCGCAATTTACGGCAAAAATGCGCCCATTCCTGCCACAGCTGCGAATCGCCTAGCCGCCGGTTCCGGGGCTTTCCGAGAAGTATTTCTCAAGCTTGCCGGCCTCGCCCTCATGCTCTTTGGCATCGGGGGGCGGGTCTTTGCGGGTAATGATCACCGGCCAAAGCTCGGCGTATTTGCGGTTGAACTCGACCCATTTCTCGGCGTCCGGCTCGGTATCGGGGCGGATCGCATCGGCGGGGCATTCAGGCTCGCATACACCACAGTCGATACATTCATCGGGGTGAATCACCAGCATGTTTTCACCCTCGTAGAAACAATCTACCGGGCAGACTTCAACGCAATCGGTGTATTTGCACGATATACAGGCATCGTTGACAATATAGGTCATGGGTTTCCCTATCTACAGTGTTTATTTGTAAAGCCTGTCACACCTTACGCGCGCTAGGGTTTTAGTCGGCACTCGGGTCGAATTCAAGGCCACTAAGTGCCACAGCATCCCGAAAAATTTCCATATCACGCCGTTGTTTCTTTGTTGGCCGCGCGCCCACCCGTTTTGCGGGCGTCGGTGCCTCTGGTGTAAGGTCGTCATACAGCGCCTGCGCCTCGGGGGCGGGGCCGCGCCGTGTGCCCAGCGCCACAATGCGCACCACCCGCACTTGCTGGCCCAGTGCAAAGGCCAGCCCATCGCCCGGTTTGACCGTGGCGGCCGGCTTGTCGACGCGGTTGGTGTTCAGCCGCACGCCACCGCTGGCAACAAACTTGGCCGCCAGCGTGCGGGTTTTGAAAAACCGTGCCTGCCAAAGCCATTTATCCAGTCGCAGCGTGTCGGCCAAGATCAGCTTTTTGGCTTGAAGCCGGCAAGGGCCATTGCAAATGGGTTGTCGGGGTCGACCTTGCGTTCAGGGCGCGGGGCAGGTTTGCCACCGGGTTTGTCGCCCGGCTTGCCAGCCTTGCCCGCCGGCTTGCCCTTGCCGCGCGGCGCTTTGCCCTGCGGCTTGCCACCCGCTTGGCCATCGGCACGCTTCTTGCGCCCCTCGCCCGCCGGCTTGCCACGGTTTTCATTGGCCGGGTTGGTGCGGCGCGGCGGCGCCCAGCGGAAGGTGTAGAAAACCTCCAGTTCCGGCGCGGTTTCAGGCGCGGTTTCGGGGGCGGTTTCGGGGGCGGCATCCGGCTCAACCTCGGGGGCGGCTTCTTCTGCGGCGGGCGCATCTTCAAGTGCGGCATCCGGCGCGGGTGTTGCTTCGGCTTCATCGGGCTTGGGCGCTTCAGCGCCGTCACCTTCGGCCACACGCACAGGTTTGGGGCGCTCGCCGCGCTCGGCGCTATAGCCCATGCCCTGCATGAGGGCTGCAAACTGCTCCAGCGTCAGCCCGGTGATCGACAGCATATCGGCGGTGTTTTCAAACCCGCCGCGCGTATCGGCGCTGCGCAGCATATCGGCCAGCCGCTCCAGCATATCAATGCGGATGGCGCGCGCGCCGCACAGCCGATAGCCCGATTGCGGGTAATAGCTGGCATCGACACCTTCAAGCGCCGGAATGGTCACTAGGCCCGGCGGCGGGGCGGGCGGAAAATCGGCCAGGTCATTGTTCAGCGCCCAAAGCAGCAGGCGCAGCCGCGTTGGCGCGGGTTTCAGCATCAGCGGCATGAACAGGGTAAACTGGCCAAAGCGGATGCCATGCTTGCGCAGCGCGCCGCGCGCGTCTTGCTCAAGCGATTTCACATCGCTGGCAACCTCGTGGCGCGGCAGCACGCCAAGGCTTTCAACCAAACGAAAGGCCACACCGCGCGCCAGCCCCGTCAGGCTTTCATCATTCTTCAACCCGATCAGCGGCTCGAACAGTGCCGATATCCGGCGGTCCAGCCAATGGCCCAGACGGCGGCGAACCTTTTCGGCAATCTCGGGGCCGGCATCCTCATCGACAAAAACTTCAATACCGGGTGAAAGCGCATCGGCGCCCTTGGTCAGCTTGCCAACCGCATGTTCGCCCCACATCAACCCACCCTGTTCGGTGAAATCGATCTCGGTATCGGGCGCGTTGTAAAACGTATCGGCCCGCAGTGAAAACGCGGGCGCGAGTGCGGCCAATGCGGCGGCACGCAGGGTGCGCGCGGCCTCGCCACTGGCCGAAGGGTCCTGCTGGAACCGGAACCCGTCCAACCGTCCGATGAATTCACCCTCGACAGTTACTTCGCCTTTAGTATTCAGTTCCGCCACAAGGGCCTCCTTTAGTTTCAACCGGCGCGTCAGCACAGAAGTGCGCCGGTCGACAAATTGTTGCGTCAGCCGCATATGCAGCGCGTCTGACAATCGGTCCTCGACCGCGCGGGTTTCATCGCGCCAATGGGCGGCATCGTCAAGCCAGTCTGGACGCTGGGCAACGTAGGTCCAGGTGCGGATAAAGGCGAGTCTTTTTGAAAGCGCGTCGATATTTCCTTCGATGCGGTCCACCATTGCCACATGTCGGGCCATGAAATCATCGGGGATTCGGCCTGTATCTGTCAAATAGTCATAAAGCCGGGCCAGCAGGTTGGCGTGTTCACCGGCGGAAACCTTCCGAAAATCCGGCACCTGGCAGATATCCCAGAGCAGTTTGACGCGCGGCGCCCCCTGGGCGCGGCCCGCAACATGGGGGTTGGCGGCAAGGGTTCTGAGCGCGATCAGGTCATCGGCATCGCGGGCGCGCACAAGGTCCTGATGGGTCGGGTTAAGTTCGAGCGAGGCAATCAGCCGCGCGATCGAGCCATATTCAAGCACCGAATTGCGCCATTCAAGCTTGCGCAGCGGGGCAAACTGGTGGTTTTCAATCGCCGCGACCTCGTCAGGCTCCAGCGCATTGGCCGCCCCCGTAACCCCGAAACTGCCCGGCGTGGTAAACCGCCCTGCCCGCCCGGCAATCTGCGCCAGCTCATCGGCGCGAAGGTAACGATGGCGGCGGCCATCGAATTTGGACGTGCCCGCAAAGGCAACATGGCTGACATCAAGGTTCAGCCCCATGCCAATCGCATCGGTGGCAACCAGATAATCGACATCGCCGTTCTGATACAGGTCCACCTGCGCGTTGCGTGTGCGGGGGCTGAGAGCACCCATCACCACCGCAGCGCCACCCTTCTGGCGGCGCAAAAGCTCGGCCAGCCCGTAAACCTCGTCCACCGAAAAGGCGACAATCGCGGCGCGCGGCGGCATTCGGCTGACTTTCTTTACGCCGGTATAGCTAAGCGCCGAAAACCGTTCGCGATGCACAAAGCGGGCTTCGGGAATGAGGTTGGCAATGCGCCCGCGCATCGTGTCCGACCCCATGAACAGCGTTTCAACGCGTCCGCGCGCGTGCAACAAACGGTCGGTAAACACATGGCCGCGCTCGGGGTCGGCGCAAAGCTGGATTTCGTCAACGGCCAGAAATTCGGGGCCAATGCCGGCAGGCATCGCCTCGACCGTGCATACCCAATATTGCGCGCGCGGCGGCACGATGCGTTCTTCACCGGTGACAAGCGCCACCACGCTGGGGCCGCGCAGCGCGACCAGCTTGTCATAAACCTCGCGCGCCAGCAACCGCAGCGGCAGGCCGATCACCCCGCTGCGATAGCCCAGCATCCGGTCTATGGCATAATGCGTTTTGCCCGTATTGGTGGGGCCAAGAACGGCAATGATGTCTGAGGGCATGGGAATGGCTCGGTTGTCATAAGGCAGCGGCTAGGCTGCGCACCAAACCCGATTCAGCGCCCCTGCGCAACCGCTGACAGCCCCGCATTCACCGCAACATGCCATCATCCGCCGACAGCAACAGCCACCACGCCCTTCAGCTAAAGGCTCATATCCCGGTTTTGCAGCAACTGTTCGATATTCTCGTTCACGTTTTGCATATTCGGATGGATGATTTGCGCGGCGCGCAGCGCAGAAAGCGCCTGATCGTTATAGCCAAGCTCGCTCAGCACAATGCCAAGCCCGCTCATCGCGCCAAAATGGCGGGGGTTCAGCGCAAGGGTTGCGCGCAAATCCTGCAAGGCCAGCCCGTATTCCCCCATCAGGTAATAGGCGGTCGCGCGGGCATTATAGCCTTCGGCAAAATTCGGGGCATGGTCGATCAGCGTGGATAGATGCCAAACCGCAGCCGGATAGTCGCCTGCCTCCAGCAAGGCCTGGCCGCGCTTCAGCAACAAATCCATCGCCGCAGAGCCGGAGCGGTTGAAACGGTTGATCAGCGCCTCTTCGGCCAGGCGCCATACCTCGCGGTCGGGCGAACGCAGATCGATGAACAACTGTTCCAGCCCCGGCGAACGGTCTTCGCGCAGATCACCGGGGGTCAGCAGCTCGGCAAAGGCGGGCGGGGCTGACAGGGTAAGCAACAAGGCAATAGCGCGAATCCACATAGGGCAATTTTAGCGGCTTTCAGGCGCAACACCACAGGCAAAGCGCAGCGGAAAATTCACAGTTGCGCGACACGGGTCTGGCGCGCCAAGCCCCGGGGCCGTGTCAGGGCCATGTCAGGGCCATGTCAGGGCGTGCAGGCGGCAAGCATTGGTTGTTTTCGGCGGCTTACGCCACGTCGGGCAATCTTGTCGCTTTAACGGCCATGCAAACTTGCTACATTGCCCTCAACACATTCAGGAGTTGAACATGAGCGAAGTCATCAATGAAGCCGTAGCCGCCTTGAACGCCAAACTGGCAGATGGCGGCTTTGACGGGTCGGTGAAGTTTGAGATCGAAGGCGAAGGTGCCGTG
This genomic window contains:
- the fdxA gene encoding ferredoxin FdxA, producing the protein MTYIVNDACISCKYTDCVEVCPVDCFYEGENMLVIHPDECIDCGVCEPECPADAIRPDTEPDAEKWVEFNRKYAELWPVIITRKDPPPDAKEHEGEAGKLEKYFSESPGTGG
- a CDS encoding tetratricopeptide repeat protein; its protein translation is MWIRAIALLLTLSAPPAFAELLTPGDLREDRSPGLEQLFIDLRSPDREVWRLAEEALINRFNRSGSAAMDLLLKRGQALLEAGDYPAAVWHLSTLIDHAPNFAEGYNARATAYYLMGEYGLALQDLRATLALNPRHFGAMSGLGIVLSELGYNDQALSALRAAQIIHPNMQNVNENIEQLLQNRDMSL
- a CDS encoding RNA-binding S4 domain-containing protein; translation: MILADTLRLDKWLWQARFFKTRTLAAKFVASGGVRLNTNRVDKPAATVKPGDGLAFALGQQVRVVRIVALGTRRGPAPEAQALYDDLTPEAPTPAKRVGARPTKKQRRDMEIFRDAVALSGLEFDPSAD
- a CDS encoding CarD family transcriptional regulator, which encodes MSKSKNNADFSPNEFVVYPSHGVGKIISVETQEVAGLSLEMFVISFEKDKMTLRVPTAKATAVGMRALSSNDIVSKAMDTLKGRARVKRAMWSRRAQEYEQKINSGDLISIAEVVRDLHRNDDQREQSYSERQLYEAALERLTREVAAVKGLCEDSAQRHVGDVLESRAA
- the cobT gene encoding nicotinate-nucleotide--dimethylbenzimidazole phosphoribosyltransferase; the protein is MQTTIFSSLQQFRAALAQQPGPDAAASQGAADRNGQLTKPPGALGRLEDIAIWYAGWRGEVAPRITAPHAVVFAGNHGVVAQGVSAFPAEVTAQMVANFEHGGAAINQLCESFGTVLDVVALDLETPTEDFTIAPAMDEAAVCAALSAGWNAVDPKADLFLTGEMGIGNTTSAAAIFAALFGGGAAAWVGRGTGVDDDGLGRKADAVARGLDLHAYHLDDPLMVLACLGGRELAAMAGAIARARSLRIPVILDGFICCAAAAVLAKAQPGALDHCIAGHVSAESAHGPALKHLGLTPLMSLDMRLGEGSGAALAVGILKAALACHSGMATFAEAGVSAGSGA
- a CDS encoding adenosylcobinamide-GDP ribazoletransferase, translated to MTDQRPSPADISAAFRFLTRLPLPDGEKAPSASSVWAFPIVGMVLGASAGLLAWFLAWIGVPRLGVGALTIGYLVLITGALHEDGLADCADGFGGGKDKAGILAIMRDSSIGTYGALALMIVIYLRITGVVSFGGWNFVLQLAAVGGMSRALMGGLMFALPNARSDGASAGFGKPSAASAGLGLAIGLVGAIAMTGISGALLVGIMALPALGLMMLAKAKIGGQTGDVLGATQQSAEAIGLMAAVALLY
- a CDS encoding helicase-related protein; protein product: MPSDIIAVLGPTNTGKTHYAIDRMLGYRSGVIGLPLRLLAREVYDKLVALRGPSVVALVTGEERIVPPRAQYWVCTVEAMPAGIGPEFLAVDEIQLCADPERGHVFTDRLLHARGRVETLFMGSDTMRGRIANLIPEARFVHRERFSALSYTGVKKVSRMPPRAAIVAFSVDEVYGLAELLRRQKGGAAVVMGALSPRTRNAQVDLYQNGDVDYLVATDAIGMGLNLDVSHVAFAGTSKFDGRRHRYLRADELAQIAGRAGRFTTPGSFGVTGAANALEPDEVAAIENHQFAPLRKLEWRNSVLEYGSIARLIASLELNPTHQDLVRARDADDLIALRTLAANPHVAGRAQGAPRVKLLWDICQVPDFRKVSAGEHANLLARLYDYLTDTGRIPDDFMARHVAMVDRIEGNIDALSKRLAFIRTWTYVAQRPDWLDDAAHWRDETRAVEDRLSDALHMRLTQQFVDRRTSVLTRRLKLKEALVAELNTKGEVTVEGEFIGRLDGFRFQQDPSASGEAARTLRAAALAALAPAFSLRADTFYNAPDTEIDFTEQGGLMWGEHAVGKLTKGADALSPGIEVFVDEDAGPEIAEKVRRRLGHWLDRRISALFEPLIGLKNDESLTGLARGVAFRLVESLGVLPRHEVASDVKSLEQDARGALRKHGIRFGQFTLFMPLMLKPAPTRLRLLLWALNNDLADFPPAPPPGLVTIPALEGVDASYYPQSGYRLCGARAIRIDMLERLADMLRSADTRGGFENTADMLSITGLTLEQFAALMQGMGYSAERGERPKPVRVAEGDGAEAPKPDEAEATPAPDAALEDAPAAEEAAPEVEPDAAPETAPETAPETAPELEVFYTFRWAPPRRTNPANENRGKPAGEGRKKRADGQAGGKPQGKAPRGKGKPAGKAGKPGDKPGGKPAPRPERKVDPDNPFAMALAGFKPKS
- a CDS encoding protein-L-isoaspartate O-methyltransferase family protein, which produces MTDFVAARKAMVDCQVRPSDVTSYPIIAAMLAVPREEFVPRGARETAYLGEHITLAPGRALLDARSFGKMLEALNIQPSEMVLDIGCGYGYSTAVLAHIAEFVVGVEADETMAAEAETNLAAQSIDNAVIVGGALAEGAPAHAPYDVIVLQGAFETMPPALLDQLKPGGRIAAIRAEGAYGTCQLGLKTSAGVSWRRAFDAAAPVLPGFAAVPAFVF